Proteins encoded within one genomic window of Amorphoplanes friuliensis DSM 7358:
- a CDS encoding sensor histidine kinase, translated as MRIPASAPSTLSGGAMQARFLTVISHELRTPLTTIASFTESLDTDDLAPTERSLALAAVRRNTDRMLTLVEDLMVVTRLQTGDLELQPGRVDLGTSIAEAAELLASREPYTAATVQAITGPPLVADAGLLRDLFYAVIGTVASGAADRSASVSTTTGPGGWTVSVTARQAEQLTDEHLMAGMLATPEPPHRRRSTAVWMLIAEAIVTRHGGSVELTFDPDTGAGAVIGLPLNPSG; from the coding sequence GTGCGCATCCCCGCTTCCGCACCGTCGACGCTCTCGGGCGGCGCGATGCAGGCCCGCTTCCTGACCGTGATCTCGCACGAGTTGCGGACACCACTGACCACCATCGCCTCGTTCACCGAGAGCCTCGACACGGACGACCTCGCGCCGACCGAACGATCACTCGCGCTCGCCGCCGTACGCCGGAACACCGACCGGATGCTCACCCTGGTCGAGGACCTGATGGTCGTCACCCGGCTGCAGACCGGCGACCTCGAGCTGCAGCCCGGCCGGGTGGACCTGGGAACTTCGATCGCCGAGGCGGCCGAGTTGCTCGCCAGCCGGGAGCCGTACACGGCGGCGACCGTCCAGGCCATCACGGGACCGCCCCTGGTGGCCGACGCCGGACTGCTGCGCGACCTCTTCTACGCCGTGATCGGAACGGTGGCCAGCGGTGCGGCCGACCGGTCGGCCTCGGTCAGCACCACGACCGGCCCCGGCGGCTGGACCGTGAGCGTCACCGCGCGCCAGGCCGAGCAGCTCACCGACGAACACCTGATGGCCGGCATGCTCGCCACACCCGAGCCGCCGCACCGGCGCCGCAGCACCGCGGTGTGGATGCTGATCGCCGAGGCCATCGTCACCCGCCACGGTGGTTCCGTGGAGCTGACCTTCGACCCCGACACCGGGGCAGGCGCGGTCATCGGCCTCCCCCTCAATCCCTCAGGCTGA
- a CDS encoding LacI family DNA-binding transcriptional regulator yields the protein MVTRERPTLEAVARRAGVSRATVSRVVNGSTTVAVAIRDAVNQAVEELGYVPNQAARSLVTQRTESIALILPETANRVFSDDLFFPAVIRGVSMELDAADKQLVLMMAGSAASHDRVERYAMAGHVDGVMFASMHGADPLPGALARLGIPVVCSGRPMTPAELPVPYVDVDHVGGVGQAVRHLLAGGRRRIATIAGPQDMVAGIDRLAGYQRALREAGLTEHIAVGDFTRESGIRAMRRLLADDPDLDAVFVASDMMAHGALQALKDAGRSVPADVAVVGFDDFEISRLSDPPLTTVRQPIVDMGRTMARQMLGLVNDRPSEPDAVVLPTELVVRASA from the coding sequence ATGGTGACGCGGGAGCGACCGACCCTGGAGGCGGTGGCCAGGCGCGCCGGTGTCTCGAGGGCAACCGTCTCCCGCGTCGTCAACGGGTCGACCACGGTCGCCGTGGCGATCCGGGACGCGGTGAACCAGGCCGTCGAGGAACTGGGCTACGTGCCCAACCAGGCCGCACGCAGCCTGGTCACTCAGCGTACGGAGTCGATCGCGCTGATCCTCCCGGAGACGGCCAACCGCGTCTTCTCCGACGACCTGTTCTTCCCCGCGGTGATCCGCGGAGTCAGCATGGAGCTCGACGCGGCCGACAAGCAGCTGGTGCTGATGATGGCGGGCTCCGCCGCCAGCCACGACCGCGTCGAGCGTTATGCGATGGCCGGCCACGTCGACGGTGTCATGTTCGCCTCGATGCACGGCGCCGACCCGCTGCCGGGGGCGCTCGCCCGGCTCGGCATCCCGGTCGTGTGCAGCGGACGGCCGATGACCCCGGCCGAGCTGCCCGTCCCGTACGTCGACGTGGACCATGTCGGCGGTGTCGGCCAGGCCGTCCGCCACCTGCTGGCCGGTGGCCGCCGGCGCATCGCCACCATCGCCGGCCCCCAGGACATGGTCGCCGGCATCGACCGCCTCGCCGGATATCAGCGCGCCCTGCGCGAGGCGGGCCTGACCGAACACATCGCCGTCGGTGACTTCACCCGCGAGTCCGGCATCCGCGCGATGCGCCGCCTCCTCGCCGACGACCCCGACCTCGACGCCGTCTTCGTGGCCTCGGACATGATGGCCCACGGCGCCCTCCAGGCCCTCAAGGACGCGGGCCGCAGCGTCCCGGCCGACGTCGCGGTGGTCGGCTTCGACGACTTCGAGATCAGTCGCCTCAGTGATCCCCCGCTGACCACGGTCCGCCAGCCGATCGTCGACATGGGCCGCACGATGGCCCGCCAGATGCTCGGCCTGGTCAACGACAGACCCTCCGAGCCCGACGCCGTGGTCCTCCCCACCGAACTCGTCGTCCGCGCCTCCGCCTGA
- a CDS encoding maleylpyruvate isomerase family mycothiol-dependent enzyme translates to MNRLHATKDFWLAALRADGPALQEAVAQTGPDAAVPSCPGWTVADLTEHITTLLHWVRELTPRGVVDRPADRVIPEPRPAWPEALDQLRREMTGTIETLDALDPDFPSWTWPAQARKAGFWQRRMAHEISVHRWDAETAAGRATPIETKLAADGVNEVLDTWLPAGRRKGPTDLHGVVHLVATDASYEWFVRLRGAGISLLDTGTILDSDDHHPRAEASGTASDLLLALMGRIDSDNLTVIGDQRLISALQAG, encoded by the coding sequence ATGAACAGGCTGCACGCGACGAAGGACTTCTGGCTGGCCGCACTGCGTGCGGACGGGCCGGCACTCCAGGAAGCCGTCGCCCAGACAGGTCCCGATGCGGCTGTGCCGTCCTGTCCGGGATGGACGGTGGCCGATCTGACCGAGCACATCACCACACTCCTGCACTGGGTCCGCGAGCTGACCCCTCGCGGAGTGGTCGACCGGCCCGCCGATCGGGTGATTCCCGAGCCCCGGCCCGCGTGGCCCGAGGCGCTCGACCAGCTTCGCCGCGAGATGACCGGCACGATCGAGACCCTCGACGCGCTCGACCCCGACTTCCCGTCCTGGACGTGGCCGGCCCAGGCCCGCAAGGCCGGTTTCTGGCAGCGCCGGATGGCGCACGAGATCTCGGTGCACCGCTGGGACGCCGAGACCGCCGCCGGCCGGGCCACCCCGATCGAGACGAAGCTCGCCGCCGACGGTGTGAACGAGGTGCTCGACACCTGGCTCCCCGCCGGCCGGCGCAAGGGCCCGACCGATCTGCACGGCGTGGTGCACCTTGTCGCCACCGATGCGAGTTACGAGTGGTTCGTCCGTCTGCGCGGGGCGGGCATCTCCCTGCTCGACACCGGGACGATCCTCGACTCCGACGACCACCACCCGCGGGCGGAGGCCTCCGGCACCGCCAGCGACCTGCTCCTGGCGTTGATGGGACGCATCGATTCGGACAATCTGACCGTGATCGGCGATCAGCGCCTGATCAGCGCGTTGCAGGCGGGATAA
- a CDS encoding UDP-N-acetylmuramate dehydrogenase, with protein sequence MPDVSADHPITASAAHASSLGAYTTLRLGGPASTLTVVSETDEAVATVRAAARSGQPVLVLAGGSNVVIGDDGFPGTVVLLRTRGVHVADRDARGVLFRVAAGEPWDDFVAHTIENGCSGLEALSGIPGSSGATPIQNVGAYGQEVAQTIEAVHVYDRHEDEVRVLSLPECRFAYRSSIFKNNERWVVLEVDFRLTLSADSAPIRYAELARRLGVEIGERVPAKQVRETVLQLRAGKGMVLDPADPDTQSVGSFFTNPVLSAQEWAAVQDRLVDAGEPPSWPAPNGTVKVPAAWLIEKAGFGKGYAGAGGVAISSKHTLALTHRGGGTTTALLDLAREIRDGVRDRFGVVLHPEPVLVNCSL encoded by the coding sequence GTGCCTGACGTTAGTGCTGACCACCCGATCACCGCATCCGCGGCGCATGCCAGTTCGCTGGGGGCGTACACGACGCTACGCCTCGGCGGCCCGGCAAGCACCCTCACGGTGGTGTCCGAAACGGACGAAGCGGTGGCAACCGTACGGGCTGCTGCCCGTTCGGGGCAACCTGTGCTCGTTCTCGCTGGGGGCAGCAACGTCGTGATCGGCGACGACGGCTTCCCCGGCACGGTGGTGCTGCTGCGTACCCGTGGGGTTCACGTGGCCGACCGGGATGCCCGAGGTGTGCTGTTCCGGGTCGCCGCCGGGGAGCCCTGGGACGATTTTGTGGCGCACACGATCGAGAACGGCTGCTCCGGCCTGGAGGCGCTCTCCGGCATCCCCGGCTCGTCCGGTGCGACCCCGATCCAGAACGTCGGTGCGTACGGCCAGGAGGTCGCGCAGACGATCGAGGCGGTACACGTCTACGACCGCCACGAGGACGAGGTGCGGGTGCTGTCGCTGCCGGAGTGCCGGTTCGCGTACAGGTCGAGCATCTTCAAGAACAACGAGCGCTGGGTGGTGCTCGAGGTCGACTTCCGCCTCACGCTCTCCGCGGACTCCGCGCCGATCCGGTACGCCGAACTGGCCCGCCGGCTGGGCGTGGAGATCGGCGAGCGGGTGCCCGCGAAGCAGGTACGGGAGACCGTTCTGCAGTTGCGGGCGGGCAAGGGCATGGTGCTCGACCCGGCGGACCCGGACACGCAGTCGGTGGGCTCGTTCTTTACCAACCCCGTGCTCTCCGCGCAGGAGTGGGCGGCGGTCCAGGACCGGCTCGTCGACGCCGGGGAGCCGCCGAGCTGGCCGGCGCCGAACGGCACGGTCAAGGTGCCCGCCGCCTGGCTGATCGAGAAGGCCGGCTTCGGCAAGGGGTACGCCGGCGCCGGTGGTGTGGCGATCTCGTCGAAGCACACTCTCGCGCTGACCCATCGGGGTGGCGGCACGACAACCGCGCTGCTCGACCTGGCGCGGGAGATCCGTGACGGCGTACGGGACCGGTTCGGCGTCGTCCTGCATCCCGAACCGGTCCTGGTGAACTGTTCCCTGTAG
- a CDS encoding chemotaxis protein CheA: protein MEDLGEIVGEFLMESHENLDQIDRDLVALEQEPGSRDLISRIFRAIHTIKGTSGFLAFSRLETLAHAGESLLSRLRDGVQPVTPTTITTLLATIDGVRSLLEAIEQDGNEGDVDVDSIITAVHAQMNAPAETAAAPAAPAEPAETPEPLEEKAVRPAPEPVEGQRKPLGEMLVESGAAAPSDVGSALQQQLEGDERKLGAILLEEGKAAPAAVTEALQAQTPKRSVADSAIRVDVDLLDGLMNLVGELVLARNQLVRGVMETGDSGLVRSAQRLGMITSELQEGIMKTRMQPIEHIWSKLPRVIRDLSQSLGKKVELVMEGKETELDRSLLEAVKDPLTHLVRNAVDHGIEEADKRVAAGKSPEGTLTLRAYHEGGHVAVDVADDGAGMDVNRIAQKAVEKGLLRADQVAGMDKREIMAMVFQPGFSTAAKVTNVSGRGVGMDVVKTNIERIGGAVSVDSTLGEGTVWRLTIPLTLAIIQALTVDCGDQRYVVPQVAVLELVFIDGQSTKIEYASGAPVYRLRGKLLPLVRLDRALGLDVGGDQGVYIMVLHADGRRFGLVVDRVLNTEEVVVKALNSRFKDIGLYAGATILGDGKVGLILDVSSLARRSHLTAESDRENLVATSRAAGAAGTGERLLVTAVGERRVAIPLDAVTRLEEFPRDRIEHAGSREVVQYRGQILPLVRLSHLLGAYSEVEESDTVSVVVYSEGERSVALVVDRIVDIAENQTTARREAEEDGLVGTAVIQQRVTELLDVRRAILAADPNFYTEAADEILVEA from the coding sequence GTGGAAGACCTTGGTGAGATCGTCGGCGAATTCCTCATGGAGAGCCACGAGAACCTGGATCAGATCGACCGGGATCTTGTCGCCCTCGAGCAGGAGCCGGGATCGCGTGATCTGATCTCACGCATTTTCCGGGCCATCCACACGATCAAGGGCACGAGCGGGTTCCTGGCCTTCTCCAGGCTGGAAACGCTCGCCCACGCCGGTGAGTCGTTGCTGTCGCGTCTGCGGGACGGTGTCCAGCCGGTCACGCCGACGACGATCACGACCTTGCTGGCCACGATCGACGGCGTCCGGTCGCTGCTCGAGGCGATCGAGCAGGACGGCAACGAGGGTGATGTCGACGTCGACAGCATCATCACCGCCGTCCACGCGCAGATGAACGCTCCCGCGGAGACTGCCGCCGCGCCGGCCGCGCCCGCGGAGCCGGCCGAGACGCCGGAACCGCTCGAGGAGAAGGCCGTACGCCCGGCGCCCGAGCCCGTGGAGGGGCAGCGGAAGCCGCTCGGCGAGATGCTCGTCGAGTCCGGTGCGGCCGCGCCCAGCGACGTCGGCTCCGCCCTGCAGCAGCAGCTCGAGGGTGACGAGCGCAAGCTCGGCGCGATCCTGCTGGAGGAGGGCAAGGCGGCCCCCGCGGCGGTCACCGAGGCCCTCCAGGCGCAGACGCCGAAGCGCAGCGTCGCGGACAGTGCGATCCGGGTCGACGTCGACCTGCTAGACGGTCTGATGAACCTCGTCGGTGAGCTGGTCCTGGCCCGCAACCAGCTGGTCCGCGGTGTGATGGAGACCGGCGACTCCGGTCTGGTCCGCAGCGCCCAGCGGCTCGGCATGATCACCAGTGAGCTGCAAGAAGGCATCATGAAAACGCGGATGCAGCCGATCGAGCACATTTGGTCGAAGCTGCCGCGGGTCATCCGGGACCTCAGCCAGTCGCTCGGCAAGAAGGTCGAGCTGGTCATGGAGGGCAAGGAGACCGAGCTCGACCGCAGCCTCCTGGAGGCGGTCAAGGACCCGCTGACCCACCTGGTCCGCAACGCCGTCGACCACGGCATCGAAGAGGCCGACAAGCGGGTCGCCGCCGGCAAGTCGCCGGAGGGCACGCTGACGCTGCGGGCGTACCACGAGGGTGGGCACGTGGCGGTCGACGTGGCCGACGACGGCGCGGGCATGGACGTGAACCGCATCGCCCAGAAGGCGGTCGAGAAGGGCCTGCTCCGGGCCGATCAGGTCGCCGGCATGGACAAGCGCGAGATCATGGCGATGGTCTTCCAGCCCGGCTTCTCCACCGCCGCGAAGGTGACCAACGTGTCCGGCCGCGGTGTCGGCATGGACGTGGTCAAGACCAACATCGAGCGGATCGGCGGCGCGGTCAGCGTCGACTCGACCCTCGGTGAGGGCACCGTCTGGCGCCTCACCATCCCGCTCACCCTGGCGATCATCCAGGCGCTGACGGTCGACTGCGGTGACCAGCGGTACGTGGTGCCGCAGGTCGCGGTCCTGGAACTGGTCTTCATCGACGGCCAGTCCACGAAGATCGAATATGCGTCGGGTGCGCCGGTCTACCGGCTGCGCGGCAAGCTGCTCCCGCTCGTCCGCCTGGACCGGGCCCTCGGGCTCGACGTCGGCGGCGACCAGGGTGTCTACATCATGGTGCTGCACGCCGACGGCCGTCGTTTCGGGCTCGTCGTGGACCGCGTCCTCAACACCGAGGAGGTCGTGGTCAAGGCCCTCAACAGCCGCTTCAAGGACATCGGCCTCTACGCCGGCGCGACGATCCTCGGCGACGGCAAGGTCGGGCTCATCCTCGACGTCTCCTCGCTCGCGCGCCGCTCGCACCTGACGGCCGAGTCGGACCGGGAGAACCTCGTCGCCACCTCACGGGCCGCGGGCGCCGCCGGCACCGGGGAACGACTGCTGGTGACCGCGGTCGGCGAACGCCGCGTCGCGATCCCGCTCGACGCGGTGACACGGCTCGAGGAATTCCCGAGGGACCGCATCGAGCACGCCGGCTCCCGCGAGGTGGTGCAGTACCGCGGGCAGATCCTGCCGCTCGTACGGCTGTCGCACCTGCTGGGGGCGTACAGCGAGGTGGAGGAGAGCGACACCGTGTCCGTGGTCGTCTACAGCGAGGGCGAGCGCAGTGTGGCGCTGGTCGTCGACCGGATCGTCGACATCGCCGAGAACCAGACCACGGCCCGCCGCGAGGCGGAGGAGGACGGCCTGGTCGGCACCGCGGTGATCCAGCAGCGGGTGACCGAGCTGCTCGACGTGCGCCGCGCCATCCTCGCCGCCGATCCGAACTTCTACACCGAGGCGGCCGACGAGATCCTGGTGGAGGCCTGA
- a CDS encoding CAP domain-containing protein, which yields MFDSVRRLALVAAAPAALLGLSATAVHAETIVPATVAAGPTTSQVLGDEVIALTNEERVRNGCSALEEDEELTVASVRQSHYMAATGDFGHFGWRGSTFETRSRAAGYQAVAGENVAYGFNTTAEVMAAWMASPPHRRNILNCDVKALGAGVQQAPNGTYYWTQVFGWH from the coding sequence GTGTTCGATTCCGTCCGACGTCTCGCCCTTGTCGCGGCCGCACCGGCCGCACTCCTCGGGCTCTCGGCGACCGCGGTGCACGCCGAGACCATCGTCCCGGCGACGGTGGCGGCCGGGCCGACCACGTCGCAGGTGCTCGGCGACGAGGTCATCGCGCTCACCAACGAGGAGCGGGTGCGTAACGGCTGCTCCGCGCTCGAGGAGGACGAGGAACTGACCGTGGCGTCCGTGCGGCAGAGCCACTACATGGCCGCCACCGGCGACTTCGGCCACTTCGGCTGGCGCGGATCGACCTTCGAGACCCGCTCACGGGCGGCCGGATACCAGGCCGTCGCCGGCGAGAACGTTGCCTACGGCTTCAACACCACCGCCGAGGTCATGGCCGCCTGGATGGCCAGCCCGCCGCACCGGCGCAACATCCTGAACTGCGACGTCAAGGCGCTCGGCGCCGGCGTGCAGCAGGCCCCGAACGGCACGTACTACTGGACCCAGGTCTTCGGCTGGCACTGA
- a CDS encoding GH1 family beta-glucosidase — MTATVSVESSDEPLASGVRFPDGFVWGAATASYQIEGAVNEDGRGPSIWDTFCRTPGRVHAGHTGDVACDHYHRYVEDVAMMADLGLASYRYSIAWPRIQPDGTGPVNTRGLDFYDRLTDELIGKGIDPVVTLYHWDLPQSLEDRGGWASRETAEAFAEYAQIVHARLGDRVRTWTTLNEPWCSAYLGYGSGRHAPGVTDPASVFKAVHHLLLGHGLAARALRSAGAQSVSITLNPASVLPLDPENAADVEAARIVDGLNNRIFLDPLLRGQYPDDMREHMARFVDLSFIRDGDEAIINAPIDVLGVNYYTPSYVSAKPGTPSAPDAPGTDGVAWREPVGPITDIGWQIEPAALTRLLDRIHRDYPGTPMMITENGASYGDGPSEDGAIHDTNRIEYLDGHLRACLDAISHGVDLRGYFAWSLMDNFEWAEGYAKRFGLVHVDYTTQQRVPKDSARWYQEVIRRNGLTDQGRIGE, encoded by the coding sequence ATGACGGCAACCGTCTCGGTGGAGTCGAGCGACGAACCACTGGCATCGGGGGTGCGGTTCCCGGACGGCTTCGTCTGGGGCGCGGCGACGGCGTCGTACCAGATCGAGGGCGCGGTGAACGAGGACGGCCGGGGGCCGTCCATCTGGGACACGTTCTGCCGGACGCCGGGGCGCGTGCACGCCGGCCACACAGGCGACGTGGCATGCGACCACTACCACCGCTACGTCGAGGACGTGGCGATGATGGCGGACCTCGGGCTCGCCTCGTACAGGTACTCGATCGCCTGGCCCCGCATTCAGCCCGACGGCACGGGCCCGGTCAACACCCGCGGGCTGGACTTCTACGACCGGCTGACGGACGAGCTGATCGGCAAGGGCATCGACCCGGTCGTCACGCTCTACCACTGGGACCTGCCGCAGAGCCTCGAGGACCGCGGCGGCTGGGCCTCCCGCGAGACCGCCGAGGCCTTCGCCGAGTACGCCCAGATCGTCCACGCCCGCCTCGGTGACCGCGTCCGCACCTGGACCACGCTGAACGAGCCGTGGTGCTCGGCCTACCTCGGGTACGGCAGCGGCCGGCACGCACCGGGTGTCACCGACCCGGCCTCGGTCTTCAAGGCCGTGCACCACCTGCTGCTGGGCCACGGCCTGGCCGCGCGGGCCCTGCGTTCGGCCGGCGCGCAGAGCGTCAGCATCACGCTGAACCCGGCCTCGGTGCTCCCGCTGGACCCGGAGAACGCCGCCGACGTGGAGGCCGCCCGGATCGTCGACGGCCTCAACAACCGCATCTTCCTGGACCCGCTGCTCCGCGGGCAGTACCCGGACGACATGCGCGAGCACATGGCCCGCTTCGTGGACCTGTCCTTCATCCGGGACGGCGACGAGGCGATCATCAACGCCCCGATCGACGTGCTCGGCGTCAACTACTACACACCTTCGTACGTCTCCGCGAAGCCCGGGACGCCGTCTGCCCCGGACGCGCCCGGCACCGACGGTGTGGCCTGGCGCGAGCCGGTCGGCCCGATCACCGACATCGGCTGGCAGATCGAGCCGGCGGCGCTCACCCGCCTGCTGGACCGCATCCACCGGGACTATCCCGGTACGCCGATGATGATCACCGAGAACGGCGCCTCGTACGGTGACGGCCCCTCGGAGGACGGCGCCATCCACGACACCAACCGCATCGAGTACCTCGACGGGCACCTGCGCGCCTGCCTCGACGCCATTTCCCACGGCGTTGACCTTCGGGGATACTTCGCGTGGTCTCTGATGGACAATTTCGAATGGGCCGAGGGGTACGCCAAGCGGTTCGGCCTGGTGCACGTGGACTACACCACGCAGCAGCGGGTGCCGAAGGACAGCGCACGGTGGTACCAGGAGGTGATCCGGCGTAACGGTCTCACCGACCAGGGCCGGATCGGGGAGTGA
- a CDS encoding response regulator transcription factor — translation MSRLLVVEDDPDIALALRLLFSRAGYEVAHAGDGRTGLKEAYAEHPDLVVLDVGLPEMDGWQVLERLRDVSDVPVLVLTAHGQEAEKVRGLRGGADDYLTKPFANNELLARVEALLRRSSGGQNSWASQIYDDGLVHLDPTKRRVYVKGDEKRLTPTEFRLLNALVRHAGAVLSPNQLLTQAWDDPTGIGQERVKFAVLRLRRKLGWSDPEESPIESVRGFGYRYRRPGGDA, via the coding sequence ATGAGCAGACTGCTCGTGGTCGAGGACGACCCGGACATCGCGCTGGCTCTGCGGCTGCTGTTCAGCCGGGCCGGCTACGAGGTGGCACACGCCGGCGACGGGCGTACCGGTCTCAAGGAGGCCTACGCCGAACACCCCGATCTGGTGGTGCTCGACGTCGGCCTGCCCGAGATGGACGGCTGGCAGGTGCTCGAACGGCTGCGGGACGTCTCGGACGTGCCCGTGCTGGTGCTCACCGCGCACGGCCAGGAGGCCGAGAAGGTCCGCGGACTGCGCGGCGGGGCCGACGACTACCTGACCAAGCCGTTCGCCAACAACGAGCTGCTCGCCCGGGTCGAGGCGCTGCTGCGCCGCTCGTCCGGCGGGCAGAACAGCTGGGCCAGCCAGATCTACGACGACGGTCTGGTGCACCTCGACCCGACCAAACGGCGCGTCTACGTCAAGGGTGACGAGAAGCGCCTCACGCCGACCGAGTTCCGGCTGCTCAACGCGCTGGTGCGGCACGCGGGTGCGGTGCTGAGCCCGAACCAGCTGCTCACCCAGGCCTGGGACGACCCGACCGGCATCGGCCAGGAACGGGTCAAGTTCGCCGTCCTGCGCCTGCGCCGCAAGCTCGGCTGGTCGGACCCCGAGGAATCACCGATCGAGTCCGTCCGCGGATTCGGCTACCGCTACCGGCGTCCGGGTGGTGACGCTTGA
- a CDS encoding chemotaxis protein CheW — MASRQFATFEVADQLFGVEVHTVQEVLSYNEYTPVPLAPPAVGGLFNLRGQVIAAVDLRVQLGLVRQAMKGPVMNVILRGDGEPVSLLVDRIGEVVDLDDEAFEPPPDTLSGPTRELVVGTFKLDGRLMLALDVNQAVDTYRATT, encoded by the coding sequence ATGGCGAGCCGTCAGTTCGCGACCTTCGAGGTCGCCGACCAGCTCTTCGGTGTCGAGGTGCACACGGTCCAGGAAGTGCTCTCCTACAACGAGTACACGCCGGTGCCGCTGGCGCCGCCGGCCGTCGGTGGCCTGTTCAACCTGCGCGGTCAGGTGATCGCGGCCGTGGACCTGCGGGTCCAGCTCGGCCTGGTCCGGCAGGCGATGAAGGGCCCCGTGATGAACGTGATCCTGCGCGGTGACGGCGAACCGGTCAGCCTGCTGGTGGACCGGATCGGCGAGGTCGTCGACCTGGACGACGAGGCCTTCGAGCCGCCGCCGGACACCCTCAGCGGCCCGACGCGGGAGCTGGTGGTCGGCACGTTCAAGCTCGACGGGCGCCTGATGCTCGCCCTCGACGTCAACCAGGCCGTCGACACCTATCGAGCCACCACCTGA
- a CDS encoding protein-glutamate methylesterase/protein-glutamine glutaminase: MIKVLVVDDSVVVRRLIVDSLTGAPDIEVVGTAANGLLAQAKIDQLKPDAVTMDIEMPQMNGIEAVRELRKRHKHLPVIMFSTLSAAGASATLEALSAGATDYVTKPSNVGSIQESIAAVREQLVPKIHALAGRRRPAGPPARPGPPPGRPGLAPPAAARPGAPVPGRPGLAAARPGAPVAGGPARPVRRGGPQGRVDILAIGSSTGGPDALTKVLQGLPPDLPVPIVVTQHMPPVFTRMFAERLDRSTPLRVVEAGDGMELAPGTCYIAPGDKHLVLQRRSTATLTQLSGAPPENSCRPAVDVMFRSVASLFGAAAFATVLTGMGYDGRGGAKVLREAGAEVLAQDEASSVVWGMPGAVVGAGLADEVLPLDRIAAALVQRVQVGRGVARPAAVTR; this comes from the coding sequence ATGATCAAGGTCCTGGTCGTCGACGACTCCGTGGTCGTTCGCCGGCTCATCGTCGACTCGCTGACCGGCGCGCCGGACATCGAGGTGGTCGGCACCGCCGCGAACGGCCTGCTGGCCCAGGCGAAGATCGATCAGCTGAAGCCGGACGCGGTCACGATGGACATCGAGATGCCGCAGATGAACGGCATCGAGGCGGTCCGCGAGCTCCGCAAGCGCCACAAGCACCTGCCGGTGATCATGTTCAGCACGCTGTCGGCGGCCGGGGCGAGCGCGACGCTGGAAGCGCTGTCCGCCGGTGCCACCGACTACGTGACGAAGCCCAGCAATGTCGGGTCCATCCAGGAGTCGATCGCGGCGGTGCGGGAGCAGCTCGTACCGAAGATCCATGCGCTGGCCGGACGCCGGCGACCGGCCGGACCACCGGCTCGGCCCGGGCCGCCCCCGGGACGGCCCGGTCTGGCACCGCCCGCCGCTGCCCGGCCCGGAGCTCCCGTGCCCGGACGTCCCGGTCTCGCCGCGGCGCGACCCGGCGCACCGGTCGCCGGTGGGCCCGCCCGCCCGGTGCGGCGCGGCGGTCCCCAGGGTCGTGTCGACATCCTCGCCATCGGTTCGTCGACCGGCGGTCCCGACGCGCTCACCAAGGTGCTGCAGGGCCTGCCACCCGATCTGCCGGTGCCGATCGTCGTCACCCAGCACATGCCGCCGGTCTTCACCCGGATGTTCGCCGAGCGCCTCGACCGCAGCACACCGCTGCGGGTCGTGGAGGCCGGCGACGGGATGGAGCTCGCGCCGGGCACCTGTTACATCGCTCCGGGGGACAAGCACCTCGTGCTGCAGCGCCGGAGCACCGCGACGCTGACCCAGCTCAGCGGCGCGCCGCCGGAGAACTCGTGCCGTCCGGCGGTCGACGTGATGTTCCGTTCGGTGGCCTCGCTCTTCGGAGCCGCGGCCTTCGCGACGGTGCTGACAGGCATGGGATACGACGGACGGGGTGGTGCGAAGGTGCTACGTGAGGCCGGAGCCGAGGTCCTGGCGCAGGACGAGGCCAGTTCCGTGGTGTGGGGCATGCCCGGTGCCGTTGTCGGTGCGGGTCTGGCCGACGAGGTGCTTCCGCTGGACCGGATCGCCGCCGCACTCGTCCAGCGTGTCCAGGTGGGACGTGGCGTGGCCCGCCCGGCGGCGGTGACCCGATGA